A stretch of Scheffersomyces stipitis CBS 6054 chromosome 2, complete sequence DNA encodes these proteins:
- a CDS encoding predicted protein has product MSTPTQLYSQLFNPNTVRNVAFYKSLFTAPVHADSLSSVLVTHSEAVFTSDTSSNTVVVLKELLVHGIVLLADAIRYDYDLENPYTASTIHNDLAKLGISSSASSLKQSVSLSNDDGGDDITELNGLTSDSSSAQLLKEFDDGDDITTLNGNVSSSNANGGVNSIVNLLAPDSVFADIEDELRAELISNILKILQIWFKSIHETNDKVKKTVNSLGKSIRVDMMTKIFYLPGSRDSLDESTLSNVLYKLKFFLDTSIEEIQVSESGLFTYLPAIKESVYLLGDIVETLFLSIVLHKETSNDYVVIKSLVYTFCKVDFSSTFDTLLSVTNLENQVDKYEPPKVRLSAETLLKIYTIVGVLSNIPASLLPSTNVSLSSDITNLSHDTPNPYEHLIHTLKVFDSQKYSVEFCQRLVPLLAMQFNYCYNFRPDLLEEKVQSTSLFGWFTGSNSNDLYSSFDTIHNVTSLLSNSKLSLIGEEKDPYLIDLQNIYEKKTKENQIAVDLDILDIPEFLPIALLIYTYSTNSSFLLFFCKQNNSNVHKIEAINPQEDTEVELFEIWLCLLSYVFQYQYRSVNLQYGVRLSLQVLLKLTSRNALIKTEDSGTVSLLENVKQYQINEYKWKLSHQKLPFIPNNNGKLGFKSSLFYILDVAQNLIRFNLNKKLNVVNFKMALNLIYQVLTELHADMDIDIGKYPWYEFDSTIFSLLKFIKKQHLISSKYYLSLNQTELVSSMVEEILLIVNFLLERRFNEVIQVSDELNGARTAGAHAFMSISFDLIYNILLHYEIVNDLMVEHNFRKSKNFRNLDRCLTFFENEFHLTEESKVSDRYAKLDLFDHDFDSPVLIEKINSYT; this is encoded by the exons ATGAGCACTCCGACTCAGTTGTATTcacaacttttcaatcCCAACACTGTAAGAAATGTCGCATTCTACAAGTCCCTTTTCACAGCACCAGTCCACGCCGATTCGCTCCTGTCGGTGTTGGTAACCCATTCTGAAGCGGTATTCACGTCTGACACGCTGCTGAACACAGTTGTGGTGTTAAAGGAGCTTTTGGTTCATGGAATTGTTCTTTTGGCTGATGCCATACGCTACGACTATGACTTAGAAAACCCATACACAGCCTCCACCATCCACAACGATTTGGCCAAACTCGGCATTCTGAGTCTGGCGCTGCTGCTCAAGCAATCAGTGTCGCTACTGAATG ATGATGGAGGTGATGATATCACCGAACTCAACGGCTTGACGCTGGATAGCTCCTCGGCTCAATTGCTCAAAGAGTTTGATGACGGTGATGATATCACCACGTTGAACGGAAATGTCTCCAGCTCCAATGCTAATGGAGGAGTAAATTCAATTGTAAA TTTGCTCGCTCCAGACAGCGTTTTCGCCGATATTGAGGACGAGTTGCGTGCGGAGTTGATctccaacatcttgaagatccTTCAAATCTGGTTCAAAAGCATCCATGAGACAAACGACAAGGTCAAGAAAACGGTCAACAGCTTGGGTAAGTCCATCAGAGTAGATATGATGACAAAAATCTTCTATTTGCCTGGCTCCAGAGACTCGCTTGACGAATCAACGCTCCTGAATGTGTTGTACAAGTTAAAATTCTTTCTAGATACGTCAATAGAAGAGATACAAGTCTCTGAATCGGGTTTGTTCACATACTTGCCAGCCATCAAAGAGTCTGTGTACTTGCTTGGAGATATTGTGGAGACGCTATTCTTGTCTATTGTTCTTCACAAGGAAACAAGCAACGACTATGTCGTCATCAAGAGCCTTGTCTATACTTTTTGCAAGGTAGACTTTTCTCTGACCTTCGATACCCTTTTAAGCGTCACCAAC CTTGAAAATCAAGTAGACAAGTATGAGCCTCCTAAGGTGCGTCTATCAGCCGagacattgttgaagatctaTACCATAGTTGGAGTTCTCAGTAATATACCTGCGTCGCTTCTACCGCTGACAAATGTCTCTTTGTCGTCTGACATCACTAACTTGCTGCATGATACTCCTAATCCGTACGAGCATTTGATCCATACCCTTAAGGTATTTGATAGTCAAAAGTATTCTGTAGAATTTTGCCAGCGTTTGGTGCCGCTCCTTGCGATGCAATTCAACTACTGCTACAACTTCAGACCTGATTtgcttgaagaaaaggtcCAGAGCACTTCATTATTCGGCTGGTTTACCGGTAGTAACTCTAACGACTTGTATTCGAGTTTTGATACTATTCATAATGTGACCAGTCTTCTCTCTAATAGCAAACTAAGCTTGATaggagaagagaaggatCCATACTTAATAGATTTGCAAAACATCTACGAgaaaaaaacaaaagaaaaccaGATCGCTGTCGACTTGGATATCCTCGATATACCCGAGTTCTTACCCATTGCATTGTTGATATACACCTACTCCACCAATTCCAGCTTTTTGCTTTTTTTCTGCAAACAGAATAACAGCAATGTACACAAGATAGAAGCTATCAATCCTCAGGAGGATACAGAAGTAGAACTTTTCGAAATTTGGCTCTGTTTGCTATCTTATGTCTTTCAGTACCAATACAGGTCGGTAAACTTGCAATATGGTGTTCGTCTTTCATTGCAAGTACTTCTCAAGCTTACATCCAGAAATGCTCTCATTAAAACAGAAGACAGTGGCactgtttctcttcttgagaatgtCAAACAGTACCAGATCAACGAGTACAAATGGAAGTTGTCGCACCAGAAGTTGCCATTTATTCCCAACAATAACGGTAAGCTCGGTTTCAAATCGAGTTTATTCTACATTCTAGATGTAGCTCAGAACTTGATCCGGTTCAACTtaaacaagaagttgaatgtGGTGAACTTCAAAATGGCACTCAATCTTATTTACCAGGTACTTACTGAACTTCATGCTGATATGGATATTGACATAGGGAAGTATCCATGGTATGAGTTTGACAGTACGATTTTCAGtctcttgaagttcattAAAAAACAACATCTCATTTCGTCAAAGTACTATCTTAGTTTAAATCAGACCGAACTAGTGCTGTCAATGGTGGAagagatcttgttgattgtcaacttcttgctAGAAAGACGATTCAACGAAGTAATCCAAGTTTCTGATGAATTGAACGGAGCCAGAACTGCTGGAGCCCATGCATTTATGTCCATCAGCTTCGATTTAATTTACAACATCTTATTGCATTATGAAATAGTCAACGACCTCATGGTGGAACACAATTTCCGAAAGTCAAAGAACTTCCGCAACTTGGACAGATGTCTCACATTCTTTGAGAATGAGTTCCACCTCACTGAAGAGTCCAAGGTGTCGGACCGGTACGCCAAGCTCGACTTATTTGACCACGACTTTGACTCGCCTGTGCTTATCGAGAAAATCAATTCGTATACT
- a CDS encoding predicted protein (go_component membrane~go_funtion serine-type peptidase activity; dipeptidyl-peptidase IV activity~go_process proteolysis and peptidolysis), with protein MPIEEYELLDQEPRDLESQQSSPPESASTPSPYNEVEEEPELRDSLQSDSSQLFDDIDVYMSRNSAEIDDFSNSPLFQSVFSKYQGANVWMKRVCMGLCIFSILLWLAGLLVYSQMSLSSAVKSITWQTDVEVSGKNITLNKYSPKYANLTIDQMRKSKYAAYKTTIKWLEPQQYPKDTAPVPRGSGFYLERDSDRYNIRQMNTVFTAPFIERTQFAYRNNFFYITDVILNPHKPIDDPDNYHIVVTDKLEQWRSSSFALYWIYNPLTAQYIPIQPPQNLKKLQNDNQLQEEILDKLHFAEFSPKGDFVVFGFNHDIFLQDVVSNEIQRITNTGSTSIFNGKPDWVYEEEVAADYKLIWWSPDQENLVFASLNDTLVQEFELDYYIKDSTEVGTQYKESSENKFEDVNQYPIKTSIKYPKPGTSNPILSLFNYRLSDKSIKEITKLQDGLGEDFILYKAAWVDSKNFLMKLTDRTSAILKKKVFQPAISSEVIEVNSMNVTQEYGGWVDKLSQIAIVETDDDKENSYIDKVVVNGFTHIALFESATSKDYARLLTSSNTWEVPLSSPLVHDKQFNVVYFLTTIRSSMDAHLYAVDLSTDDNKLIPITSSEVDGLYQVEFDQAGQHLNLFYKGPKQPWQRLVNMAEVHEFISSGDFKGNGVDELILKSEVINHFDVTEGNLKDTNIPTKVYKTIQVGKYDDGSPLRLNVIEIFPPNFNPHRAKKYPLLVYAYGGPGSQTVDKSFDIDFQHIASASLDALVLVIDPRGTGGQGWKFSSTAKNRLGYWEPRDITTITSEYITVNKKFIDQSRTAIWGWSYGGFTSLKTLEFDRGKTFKYGMAVAPVTNWLFYDSVYTERYMNPPKVNGNYEKYGRISDYKNFKSLKRFLLMHGTSDDNVHLQNSLWLLDKFNLGEVENYDVHFFPDSDHGIYYHNANSIVFDKLLHWLRDAFMGKFDGLYR; from the coding sequence ATGCctattgaagaatacgaaCTACTTGATCAAGAGCCAAGAGACTTGGAGCTGCAACAGTCGTCACCGCCAGAATCTGCCTCGACACCTAGCCCCTACAACGAAGTCGAAGAAGAGCCAGAGTTACGAGATTCGCTACAATCAGATTCGTCTCAACTATTTGACGATATAGACGTTTACATGTCACGTAATAGTGCTGAAATCGATGATTTCAGCAATAGCCCTTTGTTTCAGTCCGTTTTTCTGAAGTACCAGGGAGCTAACGTGTGGATGAAAAGAGTTTGTATGGGATTATGCATTTTTTCTATATTATTATGGCTAGCCGGTCTTCTTGTGTATTCACAGATGTCCCTATCTTCAGCCGTCAAGAGTATAACCTGGCAGACAGACGTAGAAGTTAGTGGTAAGAATATCACTTTGAACAAATACAGCCCTAAATACGCCAATTTGACCATTGATCAGATGAGAAAGTCGAAGTACGCAGCATACAAAACGACCATAAAATGGCTAGAACCACAACAATACCCCAAAGATACGGCTCCAGTACCTCGTGGATCGGGATTCTACTTAGAAAGAGATTCTGACCGATACAATATAAGGCAGATGAACACCGTTTTTACTGCCCCTTTTATAGAAAGAACCCAATTTGCATACAGAaacaatttcttctacatAACGGATGTCATATTGAACCCACACAAGCCAATTGACGATCCAGACAACTATCATATAGTTGTTACAGACAAACTCGAACAATGGAGGAGTCTGAGTTTCGCATTGTACTGGATATACAATCCATTAACAGCACAGTATATACCGATACAACCACCCCAGAATTTAAAGAAACTCCAGAACGATAACCAGTTGCAGGAAGAGATTTTGGACAAGTTGCACTTCGCTGAATTTTCTCCAAAGGGTGATTTCGTCGTTTTTGGCTTCAATCACGATATCTTCTTGCAAGATGTAGTCTCGAACGAAATTCAGAGAATCACTAATACAGGTTCTACCAGCATTTTCAACGGGAAACCGGATTGGGtgtatgaagaagaagtggcTGCTGATTACAAGTTAATTTGGTGGTCACCAGACCAAGAGAACTTGGTGTTTGCTTCTTTAAATGATACGCTTGtccaagaatttgaattggACTACTATATCAAAGACAGCACTGAAGTAGGTACTCAGTACAAAGAACTGCTGGAAAATAAATTCGAAGATGTCAACCAGTATCCTATAAAGACGTCAATTAAGTACCCCAAACCTGGAACTTCGAACCCTATATTGTCATTATTTAATTACAGACTTTCTGACAAGTctatcaaagaaatcaCCAAGTTACAGGATGGCTTGGGAGAAGATTTCATCTTGTATAAAGCTGCATGGGTAGACAGCAAGAACTTTCTCATGAAGCTCACAGACAGAACAAGTGCcattctcaagaaaaaggTATTCCAGCCAGCTATATCATCTGAAGTTATTGAAGTCAATTCTATGAATGTGACTCAGGAGTATGGAGGATGGGTTGATAAACTTTCGCAAATTGCCATTGTAGAAACAGATGACGACAAGGAAAATCTGTACATTGACAAAGTAGTGGTCAATGGTTTCACTCATATAGCACTCTTCGAATCAGCCACATCCAAAGACTATGCCAGATTATTGACATCCTCCAATACGTGGGAAGTTCCACTTAGCTCTCCATTAGTTCACGACAAGCAGTTTAACGTTGTCTACTTCTTGACCACTATAAGAAGTTCCATGGACGCCCATCTATATGCTGTTGATCTTTCTACTGAtgacaacaagttgatacCTATCACAAGCTCTGAAGTAGACGGGTTGTACCAAGTTGAGTTCGACCAGGCGGGCCAAcatttgaacttgttctaCAAAGGCCCAAAACAGCCATGGCAGAGACTAGTGAATATGGCCGAAGTTCATgaattcatttcttctggagattTCAAGGGAAATGGTGTAGACGAActcatcttgaagagtGAAGTCATCAATCATTTTGACGTTACTGAAGGTAACTTAAAGGATACCAACATTCCTACAAAAGTGTACAAGACTATTCAAGTAGGCAAATATGACGACGGAAGCCCACTTCGGTTGAATGTGATTGAAATCTTTCCCCCTAACTTCAACCCTCACAGGGCAAAAAAGTACCCTTTACTAGTGTATGCTTATGGAGGTCCTGGCTCTCAAACTGTAGACAAGTCGTTTGACATAGATTTCCAGCACATTGCTAGTGCTTCGTTGGATGCCTTGGTGTTGGTTATAGATCCTAGAGGTACAGGTGGGCAAGGCTGGAAATTCAGTAGCACCGCTAAGAATAGACTAGGCTATTGGGAACCCAGAGATATCACCACTATAACTTCAGAGTATATAACCGTAAACAAGAAGTTTATCGACCAGTCCAGAACTGCAATCTGGGGCTGGTCCTACGGCGGCTTCACTTCCTTGAAGACATTAGAGTTTGACCGTGGAAAGACCTTTAAATATGGTATGGCAGTGGCACCAGTTACAAATTGGCTATTCTATGATTCGGTGTATACTGAAAGGTACATGAATCCACCAAAAGTAAATGGAAACTACGAGAAGTACGGCCGAATCAGCGATTACAAGAatttcaagtcgttgaagaGGTTCTTGCTAATGCATGGAACATCTGATGACAACGTCCACCTTCAGAATCTGCTCTGGCTACTTGACAAGTtcaatcttggagaagttgagaacTACGATGTCCATTTCTTCCCTGACAGTGACCATGGAATCTATTACCACAATGCCAACTCGATAGTTTTTGACAAGTTGCTTCACTGGTTGAGAGATGCATTTATGGGCAAGTTCGACGGGTTGTATAGATAG
- the NOC2 gene encoding Nucleolar Complex 2 protein (involved in nuclear export of pre-ribosomes~go_funtion molecular function unknown~go_funtion molecular function unknown) — MTKTSKSTKKFQNKHLKHTIEHRREVQKHKKKLGDRKKKKPSRDEAGEPTGPVRANGKAKEVFEDMSVEDFFEGGFEVPKEKKSKKKRVEEEEEDDESSEEEQDEEAMKENMKTLAENDPDFYKYLKENDGALLDFEGVNPLDAISDDEEEEEEEVDEEEEDNSKKSKKAKDVEENKTEITLDLVKTWNKQLEKPTVKTLRNIIIAFKAAVNINNADDEDYKYSVTDPKAFTELMLLVLKKTPVAIQKLVKYKVSAQGVRTIPQKNPNVSQISKILKSHAGSLITLLKDITNTETAALVLASIQEIFPYYLSHRRLLKQMLSSVVNVWSTTTEIDTQIATFAFLNNVAKEFPKSVLETILTLTYASLLQNCRKTNIHTMPQINFCKNSAAELYGLDENLSYQVGFESVRQLVIHLRNSINATSNAKEGFKSIYNWQYCHSLDFWSRVISQHCNPEKELRNHKSKESPLRQLIYPLVQVTLGAIRLIPTAQFFPLRFYLIRALIRISQSTGVFIPIFPLISEILTSTAFSKPPKGSSLQAVDFEHNIKVNQAYLGTRIYQDGLCEQFIELTSDFFGLYAKSIAFPELVTPAVLLLRRFVKKSRNTKFNKQLQQLIEKLNANAKFVTGKRSNVEYGPSNKIEVQLFLNDFEWEKTPLGQYVVVQRQLKEEKLRIMRESLEEEEKAKAEQKKKEQEDESDIDMEDLDEEDGSEEEDEE; from the coding sequence ATGACCAAGACGTCGAAGCTGACCAAGAAGTTTCAGAATAAGCACTTGAAACATACGATTGAGCACAGAAGAGAAGTGCAGaaacacaagaagaagcttgGAGAcagaaaaaagaagaagccatcGAGAGATGAGGCTGGAGAACCAACTGGGCCAGTCCGTGCCAATGGAAAAGCCAAGGAAGTGTTTGAAGATATGTCAGTGGAAGACTTCTTCGAGGGCGGATTTGAAGTTCccaaggaaaagaagtcgaagaagaagagagtagaagaagaagaagaagacgatgaatCTTCTGAGGAAGAGcaggatgaagaagccatGAAAGAGAACATGAAAACTTTGGCCGAAAACGATCCTGACTTCTACAAGTATTTGAAAGAGAATGATGGTGCCTTGCTTGATTTCGAAGGTGTAAACCCGTTAGATGCAATTagtgatgacgaagaagaggaagaagaagaagtggacGAGGAAGAGGAGGATAACtcaaagaagtcaaagaaagctaaggatgtagaagaaaataagACTGAAATCACCTTGGACTTGGTGAAGACATGGAACAAGCAACTTGAAAAACCTACTGTGAAAACTCTAAGAAACATCATCATTGCTTTCAAGGCAGCAGtgaacatcaacaatgcagacgatgaagactACAAGTACTCGGTTACCGATCCTAAGGCTTTCACCGAGTTGATGTTGCttgtcttgaagaagaccCCTGTAGCCATCCAGAAGTTAGTCAAGTACAAAGTCAGTGCCCAGGGTGTCAGAACCATTCCACAAAAGAATCCTAACGTGTCTCAGATCTCAAAGATTTTGAAATCTCATGCTGGTTCTTTGATCacgttgttgaaggatatCACCAACACCGAGACTGCTGCCTTGGTATTGGCTTCCATTCAGGAAATCTTTCCTTACTACTTGTCACATAGGAGGTTGTTGAAACAGATGCTTTCTAGTGTAGTCAATGTATGGTCCACTACTACTGAGATCGACACCCAGATCGCTACTTTTGCTTTCTTAAACAATGTCGCCAAGGAATTCCCAAAGTCCGTGTTGGAAACAATCTTGACATTGACTTACGCTTCGTTGTTGCAGAACTGCCGTAAAACGAACATCCACACCATGCCTCAGATCAACTTTTGCAAGAACTCTGCTGCTGAGTTGTATGGCTTGGATGAAAACTTGTCGTACCAAGTGGGCTTTGAAAGTGTAAGACAGTTGGTTATTCATTTAAGAAACAGCATTAATGCTACCTCCAACGCCAAGGAGGGATTCAAGTCTATATATAACTGGCAATACTGCCATTCTTTGGACTTTTGGTCCAGAGTTATCTCTCAACACTGTAACccagaaaaggaattaAGAAACCACAAGTCAAAGGAATCACCCTTGAGACAGTTAATATATCCCTTGGTCCAGGTCACTTTGGGTGCTATCAGATTGATTCCAACTGCACAATTCTTTCCATTAAGATTCTATTTGATAAGAGCGTTGATCAGAATTTCACAGTCCACTGGAGTGTTCATTCCAATTTTCCCATTGATATCGGAAATTTTGACATCAACTGCCTTCTCCAAGCCTCCTAAGGGCTCATCTTTGCAAGCTGTTGATTTCGAACATAACATCAAAGTCAACCAAGCCTACCTTGGTACCAGAATCTACCAGGATGGTTTGTGCGAGCAATTCATTGAACTCACCAGTGACTTTTTTGGCTTATACGCCAAAAGTATTGCATTCCCAGAATTAGTTACTCCAGCggtgttgttgttgagaagaTTTGTCAAGAAGTCCAGAAAcaccaagttcaacaagcAGTTGCAGCAGttgattgaaaagttgaatgCCAACGCTAAGTTTGTCACAGGAAAGAGATCTAACGTAGAATATGGTCCttccaacaagatcgaaGTACAgctcttcttgaacgacttCGAGTGGGAAAAGACGCCATTGGGCCAATATGTTGTCGTACAAAgacaattgaaagaagagaagttgagaattATGAGAGAAtcgttggaagaagaagaaaaggcaAAGGCtgaacagaagaagaaggaacaaGAGGATGAGTCAGACATTGATATGGAAGActtggatgaagaagatggctctgaagaagaagacgaggaaTAG
- the RDS2 gene encoding putative Fungal transcriptional regulatory protein (Regulator of drug sensitivity DNA-binding proteins Bright/BRCAA1/RBP1 and related proteins containing BRIGHT domain~go_component nucleus~go_funtion transcription factor activity; zinc ion binding~go_process regulation of transcription, DNA-dependent), which translates to MYATSHQEQDMKPGIDRDSAGHSNVNSHESRDKSDIGNSNNNRNINSDSNNDNNNSIGNSNNNSNNTNGHSSHTASTTTNSNDTNSKIIHAGNSLNTTNSNNSDTSGNTHSDSLAYAAVDFKSDSINSNSGTTNSTNYNHSNPQSHSHSNTNNNSTNNNHHSTTLSTTASSSPEPSGSSSSKKRKKKVEIACVYCRRSHMICDDSRPCQRCIKRGIGHLCYDEPSNSRQRKKAAALRKSTSDSSAPISLSTERTSFPNVSSSSPIIPVPLHKPHTSLSNSVLSQTLPYNQEPFFYSEHAGSEFSSLNDFLSMIDDPELVNGALNDDPTAGDPMLAFQTAGNFDSTGANTAAGGATVTASNSATNLNNILSFSPNPSLFQSTFQNDTHQLNQQQQQQQQQQQQQQQQQQQQLNQQLQEQQQQHQFNSSSSNHNTNGNQSEHQPVISDSARDKFFLTAADPTTEISPEERLKQVIKAKLEAGLLQPYNYAKGYARLQSYMDNYMNISSRQRILKPLSIFRPAFRAIARTLKDVDLVLVEENFERMLLDYDRVFTSMAIPACLWRRTGEIYRGNKEFASLVGVMTDDLKDGKLAIYELMSEESAVNFWEKYGAIAFDKGQKAVLTSCNLRTRDGIKRKSCCFSFTIRRDRYNIPSCIVGNFIPIDP; encoded by the exons ATGTACGCCACGAGTCATCAGGAACAGGATATGAAGCCCGGCATTGACCGGGACAGTGCCGGCCATAGCAATGTGAATTCTCATGAATCTCGGGACAAGAGTGATATTGGTAAtagcaacaataatagaaatATTAATAGTGATAGCAAtaacgacaacaacaatagcATTGGCAATAGTAataacaacagcaacaatacCAACGGTCATAGTAGTCATACTGCTAGTACTACCACCAATAGCAACGACACTAATAGTAAAATTATTCATGCTGGTAATAGTCTTAATACTACCAACTCCAATAACAGCGATACTTCTGGCAACACCCATTCGGACTCACTTGCCTATGCAGCTGTAGATTTCAAGTCTGACTCCATCAATAGTAACAGTGGCACCACAAACAGCACGAACTACAATCACAGTAATCCACAATCTCATTCTCATTCCAACACTAATAACAATAGCACTAATAATAATCACCATTCTACCACTCTTTCTACGACTGCGCTGTCATCGCCTGAGCCATCAGGATCGTCTTCGTCGAAGAAACGTAAAAAGAAAGTAGAAATTGCCTGCGTCTATTGTCGTAGGTCTCATATGATCTGTGACGATTCTAGGCCCTGTCAACGTTGTATCAAAAGAGGCATTGGTCATTTGTGTTACGACGAGCCTTCCAATTCTCGTCAACGTAAAAAGGCAGCTGCTCTCCGTAAATCCACTAGTGATAGCTCCGCTCCGATATCGTTATCGacagaaagaacttcttttccCAACGTATCGTCGTCTCTGCCGATTATACCTGTTCCC cttcatAAACCGCACACGTCTCTCTCCAACTCAGTCTTGTCACAAACATTACCGTATAACCAGGAGCctttcttctattctgAGCACGCTGGAAGTGAGTTCAGTTCTCTTAACGATTTCCTTCTGATGATTGACGATCCCGAGCTTGTGAATGGAGCTCTCAATGACGATCCTACTGCTGGAGACCCCATGCTAGCATTCCAGACTGCTGGCAATTTCGACTCTACTGGCGCTAACACTGCTGCTGGTGGAGCCACAGTCACAGCCAGCAACTCAGCAACTAACCTCAACAATATCCTCTCCTTTTCACCAAACCCATCTTTGTTCCAAAGCACATTTCAGAATGACACCCACCAACTcaaccaacaacaacaacagcagcagcagcagcagcagcaacaacaacaacaacagcagcagcaactAAATCAGCAGCTACAAgagcagcaacaacagcacCAATTCAATAGCAGCAGTAGTAACCA TAATACTAATGGAAACCAGCTGGAGCACCAACCTGTGATATCAGATTCTGCTAGagacaagttcttcttgacagCAGCTGATCCAACTACAGAAATCTcgccagaagaaagattaaAACAGGTTATTAAAGCAAAGTTGGAAGCTGGTTTGCTACAGCCCTACAACTATGCAAAGGGTTATGCTCGATTACAGAGTTATATGGACAACTACATGAACATCTCGAGCAGGCAAAGGATCTTAAAGCCGTTGTCTATTTTCCGTCCAGCTTTCAGGGCCATTGCCAGAACTTTGAAGGATGTAGATTTGGTACTTGTAGAAGAGAACTTTGAGCGCATGTTGTTAGACTACGATCGTGTTTTCACATCCATGGCTATACCAGCATGTCTCTGGAGACGTACAGGAGAAATATATCGTGGAAACAAAGAGTTTGCCTCGTTGGTTGGCGTTATGACGGACGATCTCAAAGACGGCAAGCTCGCAATCTACGAGTTGATGAGTGAAGAAAGTGCCGTCAACTTCTGGGAGAAGTATGGTGCTATTGCCTTTGATAAGGGCCAGAAGGCAGTATTGACGAGTTGTAATTTGAGAACAAGAGACGGGAtcaaaaggaaaagttgttgtttTAGCTTCACCATCAGACGTGATCGCTACAACATTCCCAGTTGCATAGTAGGAAACTTCATTCCTATTGACCCTTAA